In Bacillus horti, a single genomic region encodes these proteins:
- a CDS encoding glycerol-3-phosphate acyltransferase — MELLLLSFYCVIAYLVGSIPVGKIVAASRGVNIQETGTGNIGASNTYLVLGKKAGIIVLLCDLGKAYVMMLVTFSTFSLGMSLFVGLFLLAGNIKSIFLGFTGGKGVATGIGIFLATYPLVAVITFTFWVLSTVFIRYLSFIGIAGVLLISFTYYRVDYELLAFICSLLLCVAILYRNRHSKGFMKATAMADESVVNVKE; from the coding sequence GTGGAATTATTATTATTATCCTTTTATTGTGTAATAGCGTACCTAGTAGGCTCTATCCCTGTTGGAAAAATAGTGGCGGCTAGCCGAGGTGTGAATATTCAGGAAACGGGTACAGGAAATATCGGGGCTAGTAATACGTATCTAGTGCTGGGAAAAAAAGCAGGTATTATTGTACTTCTCTGTGACTTAGGTAAAGCTTATGTAATGATGCTGGTTACCTTTTCTACTTTTTCGCTAGGGATGTCTCTTTTTGTAGGGTTGTTCCTACTAGCTGGTAATATTAAATCTATATTTTTAGGTTTTACCGGAGGGAAGGGAGTAGCTACTGGGATAGGCATATTTCTAGCGACATATCCACTTGTAGCAGTCATTACATTTACATTTTGGGTGCTCTCTACGGTTTTTATTCGCTACCTTAGCTTTATCGGAATAGCAGGTGTTCTTTTGATTTCGTTCACGTATTATAGGGTGGACTATGAGCTCCTCGCTTTCATCTGCTCTTTATTACTGTGTGTAGCCATTTTATACCGAAATAGGCATAGTAAAGGCTTTATGAAAGCTACAGCAATGGCCGATGAATCAGTAGTAAATGTAAAAGAATAG
- the tenA gene encoding thiaminase II: MKFSTQIRNEAQSIWKKSFEHPFVTGIADGTLPLDCFRFYVLQDSYYLKHFAQVQALGAAKASDLYTSKLIAIHVQGTYEAELSLHESFSERLGITEEERRSFQPSPTAYAYTSHMIRAAYTGHLGHIIAAILPCYWLYYEIGERLHSATPEEPIYQEWIAAYSGEWFKKLVEEQVNRLDDISRTVTEAERQEMKEHFLISSKYEYMF; encoded by the coding sequence ATGAAGTTTTCTACGCAAATTAGAAATGAAGCACAATCGATTTGGAAAAAAAGCTTTGAGCATCCTTTTGTTACGGGAATTGCTGATGGGACATTGCCATTAGATTGCTTTCGATTTTATGTTCTACAGGACTCTTATTATCTAAAGCATTTTGCTCAGGTTCAGGCTTTAGGGGCTGCCAAAGCATCAGATTTGTACACATCTAAACTAATTGCTATTCATGTTCAAGGAACATATGAAGCAGAGTTAAGCCTACATGAGAGCTTTTCTGAGCGTTTAGGGATCACTGAAGAAGAACGTAGAAGCTTCCAGCCAAGCCCAACAGCTTATGCCTATACGTCACACATGATTCGAGCTGCGTATACAGGGCATTTGGGACATATTATTGCGGCCATTCTGCCTTGCTACTGGCTGTACTATGAAATTGGTGAAAGACTTCATTCAGCTACACCTGAAGAGCCTATCTATCAGGAGTGGATTGCTGCGTATTCTGGAGAATGGTTCAAGAAGCTGGTTGAGGAACAGGTCAATCGTTTAGATGATATTTCTCGAACAGTCACCGAAGCAGAGCGTCAGGAGATGAAGGAGCACTTTTTAATCAGTAGTAAGTATGAATATATGTTTTGA
- a CDS encoding methyl-accepting chemotaxis protein, whose amino-acid sequence MAEQVQSSFKEVQQVSRQLSFSSETLAAVSEETTAQTHEVNRAIDQVAAGAQNQSLELERGIHLLETMSNNLVKVNDLATGISSQAALSTSIGKDGIEVVGELDQTSKEFISLANNLITNVQDVALSSERILKIVETIEEISNSTDLLALNAAIESARAGEAGRGFAVVAGEIRKLAEKTKGEARNIHVVIKEIREKMGTLTTDANHLNNYSTIQGEAVTKTRTSFDDIVAQITLIEEHVSTVQESLVTLNHSSEEINAAMQDISAISEESAASAEEVAASSEHQLQAIEEVNQAAVQLQDLAQHLIEEVSKFTLEEQTSSIEDDFEINSDIEDSLLEDGTDLDAETDENQTDYDETEHLISDELKDEVATTYDDSEVEQEALTETDVTKSDTEETEELPDNKK is encoded by the coding sequence ATGGCTGAACAGGTTCAATCCTCCTTTAAAGAGGTTCAACAGGTTTCTCGCCAGCTGTCTTTCTCTTCAGAAACGTTAGCAGCAGTTTCTGAGGAAACTACAGCTCAAACACATGAAGTGAATCGAGCAATTGACCAAGTGGCTGCTGGTGCACAAAATCAATCTCTAGAGCTAGAAAGGGGTATCCACCTCCTTGAAACGATGTCCAATAACCTGGTTAAAGTAAACGATCTTGCTACTGGAATATCAAGTCAAGCAGCACTCTCTACTTCCATCGGAAAAGATGGGATTGAAGTAGTTGGTGAGCTAGACCAAACGTCTAAAGAGTTCATTTCCTTAGCAAACAACTTAATCACAAATGTTCAAGATGTTGCCTTAAGCTCGGAAAGAATCCTTAAAATTGTGGAAACGATTGAAGAAATCTCTAACAGCACGGATCTATTAGCCCTTAATGCAGCGATTGAATCTGCACGTGCTGGAGAAGCTGGACGAGGCTTTGCCGTTGTAGCTGGCGAGATCAGAAAGTTAGCTGAAAAAACAAAGGGTGAGGCACGAAATATCCATGTTGTTATTAAAGAAATCAGAGAAAAAATGGGTACATTGACTACAGATGCGAACCACTTAAATAACTATAGTACCATCCAGGGTGAAGCTGTTACAAAAACAAGAACATCCTTTGACGATATCGTTGCTCAGATTACGTTAATTGAAGAGCATGTCTCAACTGTCCAAGAATCACTTGTTACATTAAATCATTCATCTGAAGAAATTAATGCGGCCATGCAGGATATCAGTGCGATTTCTGAAGAGTCTGCTGCCTCTGCGGAAGAGGTTGCAGCTTCAAGTGAGCATCAGCTTCAAGCTATTGAAGAAGTGAATCAGGCTGCTGTACAGCTTCAAGACTTGGCTCAGCACCTCATTGAGGAAGTAAGTAAATTTACTTTAGAGGAGCAAACAAGTTCAATAGAAGATGACTTCGAAATAAACTCAGACATAGAAGATAGTCTTCTCGAAGATGGAACTGACTTAGATGCTGAAACAGATGAAAATCAAACCGATTATGATGAAACTGAGCATCTAATAAGCGATGAATTAAAAGATGAGGTTGCTACTACTTACGATGACTCCGAAGTAGAACAAGAAGCCCTGACAGAGACAGACGTAACCAAAAGTGATACAGAAGAAACAGAAGAACTTCCTGACAACAAAAAATAA
- a CDS encoding energy-coupling factor transporter transmembrane component T family protein → MQIDLTFQQTWLYRVNPSVKLIVSLLLFVQVLLVHHIDFMINLCVVTLLLLAFFTGHPWRRVLLFSIPFVIIFISTATSMIFFGKGDTTWFRWGLVHITEESFYRGLHLGFRALSFASVGLLFALTTRPVFLFYSLMKQLKLPPKYAYSFMAAIRLFPIMLEEFQTLRYALKVRGVREERGIRGFYQKLKFFSIPLLAQSIRRAQRMAVAMEAKRFAMTQKRTYFYKLGFSINDFIFVLYLLVGSLLAYWISHQWPYVDIVDVRYYND, encoded by the coding sequence ATGCAAATCGATTTAACCTTTCAGCAAACCTGGCTGTATCGTGTAAATCCAAGTGTTAAGCTTATCGTCTCCCTACTTTTATTCGTACAGGTATTATTGGTCCACCATATTGATTTTATGATTAATTTATGTGTGGTTACTTTACTTCTGCTTGCCTTTTTTACTGGGCATCCGTGGAGAAGAGTTCTTTTATTTAGTATCCCTTTTGTCATTATCTTTATCTCTACAGCAACATCTATGATTTTTTTTGGTAAGGGAGATACGACCTGGTTCCGTTGGGGGCTTGTGCATATTACGGAGGAGAGCTTTTACAGAGGACTACATCTAGGATTTCGAGCTCTTAGCTTTGCTTCCGTAGGTTTGTTATTTGCCTTAACAACAAGACCGGTATTTCTTTTCTATTCACTCATGAAGCAGCTTAAGCTTCCACCTAAATATGCTTACAGCTTTATGGCTGCCATTCGATTATTTCCTATTATGCTTGAGGAATTTCAGACATTGAGATACGCATTAAAGGTTCGAGGAGTAAGGGAGGAGAGAGGAATTCGTGGCTTTTATCAAAAGCTGAAGTTCTTCTCCATTCCTCTATTAGCCCAAAGCATTAGAAGAGCACAACGAATGGCTGTAGCGATGGAAGCAAAACGCTTTGCCATGACTCAAAAACGAACGTATTTTTACAAGCTAGGCTTTTCCATAAATGACTTCATCTTTGTTCTCTATCTTTTAGTTGGAAGCTTGCTTGCTTATTGGATTAGTCATCAATGGCCTTATGTAGATATAGTTGATGTGCGATACTATAACGATTAA
- a CDS encoding DUF1444 family protein encodes MDAKALKEHLSKQFNDRNWSYKWDTQKDIYELQIPDKQEPVEVSVPKLLQRIKEEQNKAERIVDETIHSIQLMFESVEARKTKKLSEQQEHIYPVMRSTSFPTEAPSGLKLVHDEHSAESRIYYALDLGQSYSLIDDSMLTASDWTKQELKERALFNLRRLSNEAKVDTVAGNDFYFISTTDGYAASRILNQTLLNEYQQKVKGDLCIAIPHQDVLIFADLRNEAGYDVLGQMGFQFYTSGQLPITALPFQYKDGQLEPIFILAKRKPKQ; translated from the coding sequence GTGGATGCAAAAGCTCTTAAAGAGCATTTAAGCAAACAGTTTAATGATCGTAACTGGAGCTATAAATGGGATACTCAAAAGGATATTTATGAGCTTCAAATTCCTGATAAGCAAGAGCCAGTGGAGGTTTCTGTCCCTAAGCTTCTACAACGAATCAAGGAAGAGCAAAACAAGGCAGAACGAATTGTTGACGAGACGATTCATTCTATTCAATTGATGTTTGAGTCTGTTGAGGCTAGGAAAACGAAAAAGCTTTCTGAGCAACAAGAGCATATCTATCCTGTGATGCGAAGCACATCCTTCCCTACTGAAGCACCTAGTGGATTGAAGCTAGTACATGATGAGCATTCGGCTGAATCAAGGATTTATTATGCTTTAGATTTAGGTCAGAGTTATTCACTAATTGATGATTCCATGCTAACGGCTTCAGATTGGACAAAGCAGGAGTTAAAGGAGCGTGCCCTATTTAATCTACGTAGACTCTCAAATGAAGCTAAGGTGGATACGGTAGCTGGGAATGATTTTTATTTTATCAGTACGACAGATGGGTATGCAGCTAGTAGAATTTTGAATCAAACCCTTCTTAATGAGTACCAGCAGAAGGTAAAAGGCGATCTATGTATAGCAATTCCTCATCAGGATGTATTAATATTTGCTGATCTGCGCAATGAAGCTGGGTACGATGTTTTAGGTCAAATGGGCTTTCAATTCTATACCAGTGGACAACTTCCCATTACAGCCTTACCGTTTCAATATAAGGATGGACAGCTTGAGCCAATATTTATTTTAGCAAAAAGGAAGCCAAAGCAGTAA
- a CDS encoding DUF378 domain-containing protein encodes MDRAALILVIIGAINWALIGFFQFDLVAAIFGGQDAWLSRIIYSLVGIAGLYCISLLFRDRQRVEG; translated from the coding sequence ATGGATCGCGCAGCTTTAATACTGGTTATTATTGGTGCAATTAACTGGGCACTAATTGGCTTTTTCCAATTTGATCTAGTTGCAGCCATCTTCGGAGGGCAAGATGCATGGTTAAGCCGTATTATTTACTCGCTAGTCGGAATCGCTGGGTTATATTGCATCTCTCTTTTGTTTAGAGATCGCCAAAGAGTGGAAGGCTAA
- a CDS encoding D-alanine--D-alanine ligase encodes MSQKQTIGLIYGGKSSEHEVSLLTAFSVTEAINYEKYDVLPLYIKLDGTWVRGKKYSTVPEKASELRLDQKDNTTSFVSLFDLAQELDVAFPVIHGPFGEDGTLQGLLEMLDIPYVGSGVVGSALAMDKVMMKNIFSSAGLPQCNYLSYTRKELKQGELEKITQQIEDQLGYPCFVKPVNLGSSVGISKAKNMEELEVALLTAASYDNKVIVEEMIDGREVEIGVLGNDELQTSVVGEIKSVNEFYDYASKYKNIGTELVIPAQIPNHVTEQITEIAKKAFTVLECSGLSRVDFFWNPKDDQVILNEINTMPGFTPYSMYPLLFKAAGTSYPMLIEKLIELGLERYAEKKQNQITAESL; translated from the coding sequence GTGAGTCAGAAGCAAACGATTGGTCTAATTTATGGTGGTAAGTCAAGTGAGCATGAGGTATCTTTATTAACAGCATTTTCAGTAACAGAAGCGATTAACTATGAAAAATATGATGTGCTACCTTTATACATTAAACTAGATGGGACCTGGGTGAGGGGTAAGAAGTACTCCACAGTGCCAGAAAAAGCGAGTGAACTAAGGCTCGATCAGAAGGACAACACCACTAGTTTTGTCTCCTTATTCGACTTGGCTCAGGAGCTTGATGTGGCGTTTCCAGTCATTCATGGGCCGTTTGGAGAGGATGGGACGCTACAAGGGCTTCTAGAGATGCTGGATATCCCATATGTCGGATCTGGTGTTGTTGGATCTGCATTAGCGATGGATAAGGTAATGATGAAAAATATATTTTCTTCTGCTGGTCTGCCTCAATGTAATTATCTATCGTATACTAGAAAAGAACTAAAGCAAGGAGAACTAGAGAAGATTACACAGCAAATTGAAGACCAGCTAGGTTATCCCTGCTTTGTTAAGCCCGTTAATCTGGGATCCAGTGTTGGAATCAGTAAAGCGAAAAATATGGAAGAGCTAGAGGTTGCTCTCCTTACAGCGGCAAGTTACGATAATAAAGTAATTGTCGAGGAAATGATTGATGGACGTGAGGTTGAAATTGGAGTTCTTGGTAACGATGAACTACAAACGTCGGTAGTCGGCGAAATCAAATCAGTGAATGAGTTTTATGATTATGCTTCAAAATATAAAAATATTGGCACAGAGCTAGTGATACCTGCACAAATACCTAATCATGTCACGGAACAAATTACTGAGATAGCCAAAAAAGCATTTACAGTACTCGAATGCTCAGGGCTTTCTAGAGTGGACTTTTTCTGGAATCCCAAGGATGACCAAGTCATCCTCAATGAAATTAACACGATGCCGGGCTTTACTCCTTACAGTATGTATCCCTTATTGTTTAAAGCAGCGGGTACTTCCTATCCGATGCTCATTGAAAAGCTTATTGAACTTGGGTTAGAAAGATATGCTGAAAAAAAACAAAATCAAATTACTGCTGAGTCGTTGTAG
- a CDS encoding ABC transporter ATP-binding protein, with the protein MQQPLLEVVNISKSYKNSPVVNSISFDVHKGEILGILGPNGAGKSTTIRGIMNIIPPDDGEIRFHLDGGKHEGLPKAQLGYLPEERGLYKGVRIMDILLYFAKLKDYPLSKAKERAFAYLEKFDLKGKENSKIEELSKGMAQKVQFIASLIHEPKLLILDEPFSGLDPVSQDIFKQEINELAKNGTSILLSAHQMNLVEELCDRIFMIHQGREVVYGRVHDVKQQFADFKCEIIGENEHMDLSSLQGVKRVTKESGKQVLFLEKEVSPQVFLRTLPESLDIKELHIDRISLHDIFVGIARGGITNEK; encoded by the coding sequence ATGCAACAGCCATTATTAGAAGTTGTAAATATAAGTAAATCGTACAAAAACAGCCCCGTTGTCAACTCCATCTCATTTGATGTTCATAAAGGAGAGATACTGGGGATCTTAGGACCGAACGGAGCAGGGAAATCTACAACAATTCGTGGGATCATGAACATCATTCCGCCAGATGATGGAGAGATTCGTTTCCATCTTGATGGAGGGAAGCATGAGGGACTACCAAAAGCTCAGCTAGGCTACTTACCAGAGGAAAGAGGCTTGTACAAGGGAGTTAGAATCATGGATATTCTACTTTACTTTGCCAAGTTAAAGGATTACCCGCTCTCTAAAGCTAAGGAGCGTGCTTTTGCTTATCTAGAAAAGTTTGATTTAAAGGGGAAGGAAAACAGCAAAATCGAAGAGCTTTCAAAGGGGATGGCCCAAAAGGTTCAATTTATTGCTTCCCTTATTCATGAGCCTAAGCTGTTAATCCTGGATGAGCCTTTTTCAGGTCTAGATCCGGTCAGTCAGGATATTTTTAAGCAGGAAATTAATGAACTCGCAAAGAACGGTACATCAATCCTGCTTTCTGCCCATCAGATGAATTTGGTTGAAGAACTGTGTGACCGTATTTTTATGATTCATCAGGGACGTGAGGTTGTTTACGGAAGAGTTCATGATGTGAAGCAGCAGTTTGCTGATTTTAAATGTGAAATTATAGGAGAGAACGAACATATGGACCTTTCCTCTCTTCAGGGAGTAAAACGAGTAACTAAGGAATCAGGCAAGCAAGTTCTTTTTTTAGAGAAAGAAGTAAGTCCACAGGTATTTTTACGGACTCTGCCCGAAAGCTTAGATATTAAGGAGCTGCACATTGACCGTATTTCCTTGCATGATATTTTTGTAGGGATTGCTAGAGGAGGGATTACTAATGAGAAATAG
- a CDS encoding ABC transporter ATP-binding protein, whose protein sequence is MMTRKAMGVKDLRLKFPGASSLLFTDLSLAIEEGEKVLLLGPSGCGKSTLLQVLSGMIPQSIDIPVKAEEVSLPESWGFLFQDPDTQFCMPFVDEELAFVLENLCLPQDQMHARIEELLHMVGLRLENPHIPIQSLSQGMKQRLALASVLALKPNALFLDEPTALLDPSGTIQIWQLIKQLDIVQTVVIVEHKINEIIDYVDRVILLSPGGNIVADAQPETLFTEYRSLLIDYGIWYPDVWEDYSILRKKNKATKGVITEEIWSPTLNIKSNNSVSETLIQLNQFMGYRGSEAKLNIAEAEVTRNDWIAITGENGAGKSTLLLALMQLIKTSGSYLLKGSQIEGFHTDLSSQIGYVFQNPEFQFVTNSVYDELAYSLKMMSIAQKQLEGTIAETITRFELDGKENVHPYQLSMGQKRRLSVATAMIMKKNLLLLDEPTFGQDAKNTFAILEQLEQLRREGTTIIMVTHDMEIVKHFATKVWIIEKGTLAEQLKPIGNEEEQRLCKSI, encoded by the coding sequence ATGATGACAAGAAAAGCGATGGGTGTTAAGGATTTAAGGCTAAAATTTCCCGGTGCTTCTTCTCTGTTGTTTACGGATTTATCCCTAGCCATTGAAGAGGGTGAAAAAGTATTGCTTCTAGGTCCAAGTGGCTGTGGAAAGTCAACTTTATTACAGGTTCTTTCAGGAATGATTCCTCAGTCTATTGATATACCAGTTAAGGCAGAGGAAGTATCACTTCCAGAATCATGGGGCTTTTTATTCCAGGATCCAGATACTCAATTCTGTATGCCCTTTGTGGATGAAGAGCTTGCTTTTGTCCTTGAAAATCTTTGTCTGCCGCAGGATCAAATGCACGCTAGAATTGAGGAACTCTTGCACATGGTCGGGCTGAGGCTTGAAAACCCGCACATTCCTATCCAGTCCTTATCACAAGGGATGAAGCAAAGGTTAGCTTTAGCAAGTGTGCTAGCCTTAAAGCCAAATGCTCTATTTTTGGATGAGCCAACTGCCCTATTAGATCCTTCAGGTACTATTCAAATTTGGCAGCTTATAAAGCAGCTGGATATCGTTCAAACGGTGGTCATTGTCGAGCATAAAATTAATGAAATTATTGATTATGTAGATCGTGTTATTTTATTAAGCCCTGGTGGAAATATAGTAGCTGATGCGCAACCCGAAACTTTGTTCACAGAATATAGAAGTCTATTAATTGATTATGGAATATGGTATCCGGATGTTTGGGAGGATTACTCTATTTTACGTAAAAAGAATAAGGCTACTAAGGGTGTAATAACCGAGGAAATTTGGTCGCCAACCCTTAATATAAAATCTAACAATTCTGTATCAGAGACCCTCATCCAACTGAATCAATTTATGGGCTATAGAGGATCAGAAGCTAAGCTGAACATAGCTGAAGCAGAGGTTACAAGAAATGATTGGATTGCCATTACAGGAGAAAATGGAGCGGGTAAAAGCACTTTGCTTTTAGCCTTGATGCAGCTTATTAAAACAAGTGGGAGCTATCTGCTTAAAGGGAGCCAGATTGAAGGATTTCATACTGACCTCTCCAGTCAGATTGGCTATGTATTTCAGAATCCTGAATTTCAGTTTGTGACCAATTCCGTTTACGATGAGCTAGCTTATTCCTTAAAAATGATGAGCATCGCTCAAAAGCAGCTAGAAGGAACTATTGCGGAAACGATAACGAGGTTTGAGCTAGATGGCAAGGAGAATGTGCATCCCTACCAGCTTTCGATGGGACAAAAAAGGCGTTTAAGTGTGGCAACCGCAATGATCATGAAGAAAAACCTGTTGCTTCTAGATGAGCCTACGTTTGGGCAGGATGCTAAAAATACATTTGCGATCTTAGAGCAGCTAGAGCAATTAAGACGGGAAGGAACCACTATTATAATGGTTACTCATGATATGGAGATTGTAAAGCATTTTGCTACTAAAGTGTGGATCATAGAGAAGGGGACTCTAGCAGAACAACTGAAACCGATTGGTAATGAAGAGGAGCAAAGATTATGCAAATCGATTTAA
- a CDS encoding sporulation histidine kinase inhibitor Sda, protein MDRLSDVELLEAYIRAKELNCSPDFIQLLFEEIERRNSAEHQSDFALNLKADSHYLGL, encoded by the coding sequence ATGGATAGACTTAGTGATGTTGAGCTTTTAGAAGCCTATATTCGGGCAAAAGAGTTGAACTGCTCCCCAGATTTCATTCAACTATTGTTTGAAGAAATTGAAAGAAGGAATTCGGCCGAGCATCAATCGGACTTTGCTTTGAATTTGAAAGCAGATTCACACTATCTTGGTTTATAA
- a CDS encoding UDP-N-acetylmuramoyl-tripeptide--D-alanyl-D-alanine ligase, with protein sequence MFTAEQLTTITNGELIQGKLDVHIHSIHFNSQKLEKSSCFIALTKGKRDGHQFLGDACRAGATIAIISDPNVQRKGIEELTLILVKDTELALQQLAKAHRHTLSIPIIAITGSNGKTTTKDMIAHILASRKKVYKTSGNLNNHLGAPLSLLQIDDTYEAAVLELGMNHAGEIDLLGSFVQPTVSVITNIGDAHIEFFGSKLGIAKAKGELLPHTDKDAFVLLNKDDQFVCSQADRYPGKVYYYSIQQKTDVFATNISFTDQGTIFTLHINEESISCFMPMFGQYNVSNVLPGAFIAYQYGYSLEQIAASLLSLSISSMRFQIIDGPGQSLLINDAYNASPTSMRASIQTFKQIFAQRKKILVLGDIYELGEESDQLHISVGEYIRGLNQNDSEFQLITVGQSSQLIAQAGQGVHYPTKTEALKALEPYLTQDYAILFKASRGMKLEEMIAELVK encoded by the coding sequence ATGTTTACAGCTGAACAACTTACTACGATTACAAACGGAGAGCTTATTCAAGGTAAACTTGATGTACATATCCATTCTATCCATTTTAATTCACAAAAGCTAGAGAAAAGTTCCTGTTTTATCGCATTAACTAAAGGAAAAAGAGATGGTCACCAATTTTTAGGAGATGCATGCAGAGCTGGTGCCACAATCGCCATCATTTCAGATCCAAATGTTCAAAGAAAAGGCATTGAAGAGCTTACTCTTATTCTGGTAAAAGATACAGAACTAGCCTTACAGCAATTAGCAAAAGCTCACCGACATACCCTTTCTATTCCCATAATCGCCATTACAGGAAGCAATGGCAAAACAACAACAAAAGATATGATCGCTCATATTTTAGCAAGTAGAAAAAAGGTCTATAAAACTAGCGGTAACCTAAATAATCATTTAGGGGCTCCCCTTTCCTTACTTCAAATTGATGATACCTATGAAGCAGCTGTTTTAGAGCTGGGTATGAATCATGCCGGAGAAATCGATCTTCTGGGAAGCTTTGTGCAGCCTACAGTTAGTGTCATCACTAATATCGGTGATGCTCATATTGAGTTTTTTGGTTCAAAGCTGGGGATTGCTAAAGCAAAGGGAGAGCTATTGCCTCATACAGATAAGGATGCTTTCGTCCTTCTAAATAAGGATGATCAGTTTGTCTGTTCTCAGGCTGATCGCTACCCTGGTAAAGTCTATTATTATAGTATTCAACAGAAAACAGACGTTTTCGCTACAAACATTTCATTTACTGATCAAGGGACCATTTTTACCTTACACATTAATGAGGAAAGCATATCTTGCTTTATGCCAATGTTTGGTCAATACAATGTAAGTAATGTTCTTCCTGGAGCATTTATAGCCTACCAATACGGCTATTCCCTTGAGCAAATCGCTGCTTCTTTATTAAGCTTGTCGATCTCCTCCATGCGTTTTCAAATCATCGACGGTCCAGGTCAAAGCTTACTAATTAATGATGCGTATAATGCTAGCCCTACCTCCATGAGAGCGTCCATCCAAACGTTCAAACAAATTTTTGCTCAGCGTAAAAAGATCCTTGTACTTGGGGATATCTATGAGCTAGGCGAGGAGAGTGATCAGCTTCATATCTCAGTTGGAGAATATATTCGTGGTCTAAACCAAAACGACTCTGAATTCCAGCTGATTACAGTGGGGCAATCTAGTCAATTAATTGCTCAAGCTGGTCAAGGGGTACATTATCCGACAAAAACTGAAGCCCTTAAGGCTCTAGAGCCTTATCTCACTCAAGATTATGCCATTTTATTTAAAGCTTCTCGTGGGATGAAGCTTGAAGAAATGATTGCTGAGCTTGTCAAATAG
- the queF gene encoding preQ(1) synthase — MSKANVDHSKYADIRFDIQDESVILVDILETIPYEYPGKDIEVSIPTNEFTSVCPWSGLPDFAEIKLTYVPKEKLVEMKSLKYYLTSYRNVGIYQEHATQRILDDLVTLTEPKELRIEAIWNARGGLGTTVIAEYKE; from the coding sequence ATGAGTAAAGCGAATGTCGATCACAGTAAGTACGCAGATATACGTTTTGATATTCAAGATGAAAGTGTTATATTAGTGGATATTTTAGAAACCATTCCTTATGAGTATCCAGGAAAGGATATCGAGGTTTCAATTCCTACTAACGAGTTTACTTCCGTGTGCCCATGGTCAGGTTTACCTGATTTTGCTGAAATTAAATTGACTTATGTGCCTAAGGAAAAGCTAGTTGAAATGAAATCTCTAAAGTATTATCTAACATCTTATCGTAACGTAGGTATTTATCAAGAGCATGCAACACAAAGAATTTTAGATGATCTGGTAACTCTAACTGAGCCAAAAGAGCTTAGAATAGAAGCCATTTGGAATGCTAGAGGTGGCTTAGGAACAACCGTTATTGCTGAGTATAAAGAATAA